A genomic region of Clostridiales bacterium contains the following coding sequences:
- a CDS encoding carbohydrate ABC transporter permease gives MLRKLFKGTFLTHVFIILVGFVMIYPLLWMLSSSFKPSEEIFSTKNFFPKIFTLENYIIGWKGFSGYSFSRFYLNSFFVVFMCVIGTILSSTMAAYAFSKLEFSLKKPLFALMMLTVMLPAHVTLIPRYIIFNKLHWINTYLPLIVPKFFGVEAFFIFLLVQYMRTLPKELSEAAKIDGCSEIMIFIKLILPLSVPAIMTTGILTFLWTWNDFFSQLLYLSDVPKFTIAIALRMFIDTSGGSSWGSMFAMSVVSLVPLFLIFIFFQRYLIEGITAGSIKG, from the coding sequence ATGTTGAGGAAACTATTCAAAGGCACATTTTTAACACATGTATTTATAATTTTAGTTGGATTTGTTATGATCTATCCCTTGCTTTGGATGCTCAGCAGCTCATTTAAACCGAGCGAGGAAATCTTTTCCACGAAAAATTTCTTCCCAAAGATATTTACACTAGAAAACTATATAATTGGTTGGAAAGGATTTTCAGGTTACTCTTTCAGCCGTTTTTATCTGAACTCTTTTTTCGTAGTTTTCATGTGTGTAATTGGAACAATATTAAGCTCGACTATGGCGGCATATGCCTTCTCAAAATTGGAGTTTTCGCTAAAGAAGCCTTTGTTTGCATTAATGATGTTGACAGTTATGCTGCCGGCCCATGTTACCTTGATACCAAGATATATTATATTCAATAAGTTGCACTGGATAAATACATATTTACCATTAATTGTACCTAAGTTCTTTGGTGTGGAGGCATTTTTTATTTTCCTTCTAGTTCAGTATATGCGTACTCTGCCTAAAGAGCTAAGTGAAGCAGCTAAAATTGATGGCTGTAGTGAGATAATGATATTTATAAAACTAATACTGCCATTATCAGTTCCTGCGATTATGACGACGGGTATTTTAACATTTCTTTGGACTTGGAATGATTTTTTCAGTCAGCTTTTATACCTGAGCGATGTTCCCAAATTTACAATTGCAATTGCACTCAGGATGTTTATTGATACCTCTGGTGGAAGTTCATGGGGTTCTATGTTTGCAATGTCTGTTGTTTCATTGGTTCCGCTGTTTCTTATTTTTATCTTTTTCCAAAGATACCTTATTGAAGGTATTACAGCCGGATCAATCAAAGGATAA
- a CDS encoding DUF362 domain-containing protein, translated as MNRNELHVIYGNNPLKMVKEVLSKIKIEDEIKPDMLIGIKPNLVVAKPACEGATTHPEIVEGVIQYLKEKGFKNIIILESSWVGDSTDRAYKVCGYEDISKKYNVPLFDLKKDSYEVRNSGTMDLKVCKKALEVDYLINMPVLKAHCQTLFTCSIKNLKGCVPDNEKRRFHSLGIHKPIGNLAKVLKCGLIIVDAICGDLTFEEGGNPIQMDRLIIGKDPVLIDTYGASLIGYSKDDIEYIGIAEKAGAGSSDLEHADIHEYNSSLKNGAKFKPSGKSKRLSQKVIAKDACSACYGSLIHALQRLDEKGMFEKMKDSVYIGQGFRGKSIDGIGVGNCTCKFTKNVKGCPASAKDIIEFLEKQI; from the coding sequence ATGAATAGAAATGAACTGCACGTGATATACGGAAATAATCCGCTGAAAATGGTGAAAGAAGTGCTCTCTAAAATAAAAATCGAGGATGAAATCAAACCTGACATGCTCATAGGCATAAAGCCCAACCTGGTTGTTGCAAAACCGGCATGTGAGGGCGCCACGACGCATCCTGAAATAGTTGAGGGCGTCATACAGTATCTTAAAGAAAAAGGATTCAAAAACATAATAATACTTGAAAGTTCATGGGTAGGGGACAGCACTGACAGAGCATATAAGGTATGCGGATATGAGGATATATCGAAAAAGTACAATGTACCTTTGTTTGACCTTAAGAAAGATTCATATGAGGTAAGAAATTCAGGAACCATGGACTTAAAGGTATGCAAAAAAGCCCTTGAGGTCGACTATCTTATTAATATGCCTGTATTGAAGGCCCACTGCCAGACGTTATTTACATGCTCGATAAAGAATTTAAAGGGCTGCGTACCTGATAATGAAAAAAGAAGATTCCATTCTTTAGGTATTCACAAGCCTATCGGCAATCTTGCAAAAGTGTTAAAGTGCGGGCTGATAATTGTGGATGCAATTTGCGGAGACCTTACATTTGAAGAAGGAGGGAACCCCATCCAAATGGATAGGCTGATCATAGGTAAAGACCCTGTACTCATAGACACATACGGTGCCTCGCTTATCGGATATTCCAAGGATGATATTGAATATATAGGCATTGCCGAAAAAGCCGGAGCAGGATCATCAGATCTTGAACATGCAGACATACATGAATATAATTCATCGCTTAAAAACGGAGCCAAATTCAAACCCTCAGGCAAGTCGAAAAGACTGTCCCAAAAAGTAATAGCAAAGGATGCATGCTCGGCATGCTACGGAAGCCTTATTCATGCCCTCCAGAGACTGGATGAAAAGGGTATGTTCGAAAAAATGAAGGACAGTGTATATATAGGTCAGGGATTCAGAGGTAAATCCATCGATGGTATAGGTGTAGGAAACTGCACGTGCAAATTTACCAAAAATGTAAAAGGCTGCCCGGCTTCTGCAAAGGATATAATAGAGTTTTTGGAAAAACAGATATGA
- a CDS encoding sugar ABC transporter substrate-binding protein, whose protein sequence is MSKLKRQVVCVLAILFLISSFTGCSNETKQEGTNKNTANNEPIKISMTWWGDTKRNEVYNKVIDEFQAKNPNIKVDRPFGTWGQYFDKLSTQIAGGNAPDVIGMHQRYAAEYAARGALYDLKLLADKGYLDLKNIPDSVQKSGYVNGKFYMIPQGITGTGVGYNTSTFDKLGISYPKMDWTWDEFVTKLKEVKTAADSKGIKMWASADFSNDIYNFSIWARANGQHLFTDDGKLGFTEDAVVSWFKFWKDLRDQKLIPDGATTTEYANLPLEQSMFATNKVAIAGVPASQIGLYQNQVKDKGEINIVRFPHIQGQPNPEYISGAFFTINAKSKHPEAAAKLVNFFINDTEGQKTFKIEQGVPAATTAVQSISSLLSKPELKSVDFIQNQLIKNASYEPYPPEGYNEISTNFNKIATAVSFNQETPEKGAADFMKAATDILSKN, encoded by the coding sequence ATGTCTAAGTTGAAAAGACAAGTTGTTTGTGTTTTAGCAATATTGTTTTTAATATCTTCATTTACTGGATGCAGCAATGAAACAAAACAAGAGGGAACAAATAAAAATACTGCAAATAATGAGCCGATAAAAATTTCAATGACCTGGTGGGGTGATACAAAAAGAAATGAAGTCTACAACAAGGTAATTGATGAATTTCAAGCCAAGAATCCAAACATTAAAGTGGACAGACCTTTTGGCACATGGGGGCAATACTTTGACAAATTGTCTACGCAAATAGCAGGCGGAAATGCTCCAGATGTAATCGGGATGCATCAGCGATATGCGGCCGAGTATGCAGCAAGAGGCGCATTATATGATTTAAAGCTATTGGCAGATAAGGGATATCTTGACTTAAAGAATATTCCAGATTCCGTGCAAAAAAGTGGATATGTAAATGGGAAGTTTTATATGATTCCCCAAGGAATTACTGGTACAGGAGTTGGTTATAACACATCAACTTTTGATAAATTGGGAATAAGTTATCCTAAAATGGACTGGACATGGGATGAATTTGTTACAAAATTAAAAGAAGTGAAAACAGCAGCAGATTCAAAGGGAATCAAAATGTGGGCAAGTGCCGACTTTTCCAATGATATTTATAACTTCAGTATTTGGGCAAGAGCTAATGGACAACATTTATTTACAGATGATGGGAAATTAGGGTTTACTGAAGATGCGGTAGTTAGTTGGTTTAAATTTTGGAAGGATTTGAGGGATCAGAAGTTAATCCCGGACGGAGCAACAACTACTGAATATGCCAATCTTCCATTGGAGCAGAGCATGTTTGCTACCAACAAAGTAGCAATTGCCGGTGTGCCGGCCAGTCAGATAGGCTTATATCAGAATCAGGTCAAAGATAAAGGAGAAATAAATATTGTAAGATTCCCTCATATTCAGGGTCAACCAAATCCTGAATACATAAGTGGCGCATTCTTTACTATAAATGCAAAGTCTAAACATCCGGAAGCTGCGGCTAAACTTGTTAACTTCTTTATTAATGATACAGAAGGACAGAAAACATTTAAAATTGAACAAGGTGTTCCTGCAGCTACAACCGCTGTGCAATCTATCTCAAGTTTATTGTCAAAACCCGAATTGAAATCTGTTGATTTTATACAAAATCAATTGATTAAAAATGCCAGCTATGAACCATATCCGCCGGAGGGATACAATGAGATAAGCACCAACTTTAATAAAATTGCAACTGCAGTATCTTTTAATCAGGAAACTCCTGAAAAGGGCGCAGCAGATTTTATGAAGGCGGCAACAGATATTCTTTCAAAGAATTAA
- a CDS encoding VanZ family protein has protein sequence MEKNHLARKIIAGIFYSGGILFALFIGFIIFKGNSIFSASDLIFSAICVCMPIVIAAFILIPTMSGIDERLKTARISILIMFAFYIIILANALFYNGMRHFAAVDAIGAARYFKWSINLIPFKTIGKYIRAFISDSINKSIIIENLLGNILIFAPMGVLLPCIFQSLHKFKKFLITMLTILISVEIVQLFTRSGICDIDDVILNLLGAVLFYGLWSTRSVQKVLMKIYVLKNA, from the coding sequence ATGGAAAAAAATCATTTGGCAAGAAAGATTATCGCGGGGATTTTTTACAGTGGAGGTATATTATTTGCTCTATTCATCGGTTTTATAATATTTAAAGGCAACTCGATTTTTAGTGCATCAGATTTGATTTTTAGTGCTATATGTGTTTGCATGCCGATAGTTATAGCAGCTTTTATACTCATACCCACTATGAGCGGAATTGATGAACGATTGAAAACGGCGAGGATATCAATATTAATTATGTTTGCTTTTTATATTATTATATTGGCAAATGCACTATTTTACAATGGCATGCGCCATTTTGCCGCTGTAGATGCAATAGGTGCTGCACGATACTTTAAGTGGAGTATAAATTTAATCCCTTTCAAAACTATAGGAAAATACATACGGGCCTTTATCAGTGATTCTATAAATAAATCAATAATCATAGAAAATCTTTTGGGCAATATATTAATATTTGCCCCCATGGGGGTTTTGCTTCCCTGTATATTTCAGAGCTTGCATAAATTCAAGAAATTTTTAATTACCATGTTAACCATTTTGATTAGTGTTGAAATAGTACAACTGTTTACCCGTTCTGGAATCTGCGATATAGATGATGTGATTTTAAATCTGCTTGGTGCAGTGTTGTTTTATGGTTTATGGAGTACGCGTTCAGTACAAAAGGTACTAATGAAAATATATGTTCTCAAAAATGCATGA
- a CDS encoding DUF434 domain-containing protein produces MPTRRGFDENDQRWFSNEAISKLKTAQKEVQWLLDRGYRQDGAITFVGNHYLLSSRQRLALQRATSTSLQYKKRRSNMLPLEDAKNGCLYIDGFNLIITIEVALSKSIIILGNDGVMRDLAGLRGTYRLIEQTDIALELIGKSFRELSIPGAKFYLDAPVSNSGRLCSRILRHADKWDIPVEVKLVPNADAVLRDIGRVVTSDSVIIDKCISWFNLSRKIIDDYIKDAWVVNFK; encoded by the coding sequence TTGCCAACAAGGAGAGGCTTCGATGAAAATGATCAAAGATGGTTTTCGAATGAAGCTATTTCAAAACTCAAGACTGCTCAAAAAGAAGTTCAATGGCTGCTTGACAGAGGGTATAGGCAGGATGGCGCAATCACGTTTGTAGGCAACCATTACCTGCTTTCTTCAAGGCAGCGGCTTGCCCTTCAAAGGGCAACATCCACAAGCCTTCAATATAAAAAGAGAAGGAGCAACATGCTCCCGCTGGAAGATGCTAAAAATGGATGCCTGTATATTGACGGTTTCAATCTTATAATCACTATTGAAGTCGCGCTTTCCAAAAGCATTATAATACTCGGAAATGACGGAGTCATGCGGGACCTCGCAGGTTTGCGGGGAACCTACCGATTGATCGAGCAGACAGATATCGCATTGGAGCTCATAGGAAAAAGCTTCAGAGAGCTTTCGATTCCCGGAGCCAAATTCTATCTCGATGCCCCTGTCTCAAACTCAGGCAGGCTTTGCAGCAGGATACTCCGGCACGCAGACAAATGGGATATTCCTGTTGAAGTCAAACTTGTTCCTAATGCGGATGCCGTGCTCCGCGATATTGGCAGAGTGGTTACTTCAGATTCTGTTATCATCGATAAGTGCATCAGTTGGTTTAACCTTTCAAGAAAAATTATTGACGATTATATAAAAGATGCATGGGTTGTAAATTTCAAATAA
- a CDS encoding D-2-hydroxyacid dehydrogenase, whose product MKIYSTFKLNDDNIKKIGRLGGKIILFGTEKDLINCEDLASVDAIIANHRTLQVDFLEKCSSLKWIHCPHIGIERLPLSYLQKRKIIVTNGRGTAGVPISEHIIFLMLAIARKGSSIIRNQLNHVWKSNKGVFNLYGKTVGFLGTGDVATETAKRLRAFGMRILGLNTTGKASEYYDKVYITKDINELLKQSDFIVCTLPPTKKTVNLIDEEQFKCMKPTAYIINISRAVIFNEPVLYDYLKNKKIAGGALDIFMDEFKLGYLPPESPFWDLDNLIITPHAAGGGDLWNEFSTNIVMHNLECFCKNKIGDMLNIRDYTKGY is encoded by the coding sequence ATGAAAATATATTCAACATTCAAGCTCAATGATGATAATATTAAAAAAATCGGGCGATTAGGGGGTAAAATTATATTATTTGGCACAGAGAAAGATTTAATTAATTGTGAGGATCTTGCAAGCGTTGACGCCATTATTGCAAATCATAGGACGCTTCAGGTTGATTTCCTTGAGAAATGTAGTAGTTTAAAATGGATACATTGTCCCCACATAGGTATTGAAAGATTACCTCTATCTTACCTCCAAAAGAGAAAAATTATTGTTACTAATGGACGTGGAACTGCCGGTGTACCGATATCGGAACATATAATCTTTTTGATGCTTGCAATTGCCAGAAAAGGCAGCAGTATTATAAGAAATCAGCTCAATCATGTATGGAAGAGTAACAAGGGCGTATTTAATTTATACGGCAAGACAGTTGGATTTTTAGGGACAGGTGATGTGGCAACGGAAACCGCAAAAAGATTACGAGCTTTTGGTATGAGAATACTCGGGTTGAATACAACCGGAAAAGCATCAGAGTATTACGACAAGGTTTATATAACAAAGGATATAAATGAATTATTAAAGCAAAGTGACTTTATAGTCTGTACGCTCCCCCCGACAAAAAAGACTGTAAATTTAATAGATGAGGAACAGTTCAAATGTATGAAACCTACAGCTTATATTATTAATATATCAAGGGCAGTTATCTTTAATGAGCCTGTTTTATATGATTATTTAAAAAATAAAAAAATTGCAGGCGGTGCCCTAGATATATTTATGGATGAATTTAAGCTTGGATATCTGCCACCGGAAAGTCCGTTCTGGGATTTGGACAATCTGATTATTACTCCTCATGCTGCGGGAGGCGGCGACCTTTGGAATGAATTTTCTACTAATATCGTAATGCACAATTTGGAGTGCTTTTGCAAAAACAAAATTGGGGACATGTTAAATATCAGAGATTATACAAAGGGTTATTAA
- a CDS encoding sugar phosphate isomerase/epimerase family protein — protein sequence MEKKEIIFGVFTKPWTTQSLDELGNMLSKMGFNGVEFCLRKGYQIEPESAKEGLKKLVSVMKKYGIAVTSIGSSTDENIFEACAEAGVPIIRTLAPIDLKKGYNAAVEEVKRRIDKVVPLCEKYNVKLGIQHHYGPMISNSMELYQLLKDYDPKYIGAIWDSAQSVLAGEEVEQGLDIIWPYLCLVNLKNVFYLRTNGPESEAKWHRYFTTGKQGLASWPRIAGYLKKRQYKGAVILTHEYSNQAEVNKLLAEDVRYAKSLFDERSTVK from the coding sequence ATGGAAAAGAAAGAAATTATATTTGGCGTTTTTACTAAGCCATGGACAACTCAATCTTTGGACGAGCTCGGTAATATGCTAAGTAAAATGGGTTTTAATGGAGTTGAATTTTGTTTAAGAAAAGGATATCAAATTGAGCCGGAAAGTGCCAAAGAAGGCTTAAAGAAATTGGTATCAGTTATGAAAAAGTACGGAATTGCTGTTACAAGCATTGGAAGCAGTACAGACGAGAATATATTTGAAGCCTGCGCAGAAGCCGGTGTTCCTATTATTAGGACTTTGGCTCCGATTGATTTAAAAAAAGGCTATAATGCAGCTGTTGAAGAAGTAAAAAGAAGGATTGATAAAGTTGTTCCCTTATGTGAAAAATATAATGTAAAACTTGGGATACAGCATCATTATGGTCCCATGATTTCAAATTCAATGGAACTTTATCAGCTATTAAAGGACTATGACCCAAAGTACATAGGTGCAATATGGGATTCTGCCCAAAGTGTTCTTGCGGGGGAAGAAGTAGAACAAGGGCTGGATATTATATGGCCTTACCTGTGTCTGGTAAATCTTAAAAATGTTTTCTATCTGCGTACCAACGGACCGGAAAGTGAGGCAAAATGGCATCGCTATTTTACTACTGGTAAACAAGGTTTGGCATCATGGCCAAGAATTGCCGGCTATTTAAAGAAAAGGCAATATAAAGGTGCTGTTATTCTTACTCATGAATATTCTAATCAGGCAGAAGTAAACAAATTATTAGCAGAAGATGTTAGATATGCAAAATCATTGTTTGATGAAAGGAGTACTGTAAAATGA
- a CDS encoding sugar ABC transporter permease: MVKWFKKNWVGYFFLSPWLIGLLVFTIIPIFVSLYLSFTDYNILTPPKFIGLGNYKAMFNDRAFKTSLIVTFKFVFIGVPLKLAFALFIAVLLNRKIGGLKIYRAVYYIPSLLGSSVAVSILWRQIFNKEGLFNIVLSKFGIQGINWIATPSTALYTIILLNVWEFGSSMLIFLSALKQVPMELYESAMIDGASRRQRFFKITIPMITPMIFFNMIMQFINAFQSFNSAYIISGGNGGPMDSTLLFSLYLYQKGFSFFKMGYASAMAWFLLGIIAIMTLIQFKLSNKWVYNQDE; encoded by the coding sequence ATGGTCAAATGGTTCAAAAAGAACTGGGTAGGATATTTTTTCCTTTCGCCATGGCTAATTGGCCTTTTAGTGTTTACAATCATTCCGATTTTTGTATCATTGTATCTATCATTTACAGATTATAATATCCTGACTCCTCCGAAATTTATAGGGTTGGGAAATTATAAAGCCATGTTTAATGATAGAGCATTTAAAACAAGCTTGATTGTAACTTTTAAGTTTGTATTTATCGGAGTGCCACTCAAATTGGCATTCGCACTATTTATAGCAGTATTATTGAACAGGAAAATCGGAGGTTTGAAAATATACAGAGCTGTTTATTATATTCCATCCTTATTGGGTTCCAGCGTTGCAGTTTCCATATTATGGAGGCAGATATTCAATAAAGAGGGCTTGTTCAACATTGTGTTAAGCAAGTTTGGAATTCAAGGTATTAACTGGATTGCTACTCCGAGCACTGCATTATATACAATTATTTTACTCAACGTATGGGAATTTGGTTCATCGATGCTGATATTTTTATCAGCATTGAAGCAAGTACCAATGGAGTTGTATGAATCCGCTATGATAGACGGGGCGAGCAGGAGACAGCGGTTTTTTAAAATTACTATTCCCATGATTACGCCGATGATATTTTTCAATATGATCATGCAGTTTATTAATGCATTCCAGTCGTTTAACTCTGCATATATAATAAGTGGAGGAAATGGTGGCCCCATGGACAGTACGCTGTTATTTTCCTTGTATTTGTATCAAAAGGGTTTTTCATTCTTTAAAATGGGTTATGCTTCAGCTATGGCATGGTTCTTGCTTGGTATTATTGCAATAATGACTTTGATTCAATTCAAATTATCCAATAAGTGGGTATATAATCAGGATGAGTAG
- a CDS encoding RNA polymerase sigma factor, with the protein MEIDELYNKYENALLRFAKSLTGNREESEDLVQETFLRAMANCALLSTLTACQVKSWLYRVLKNCLIDKKRKQKFEILSDPGDDTNNYSIESEVELRIISGEALSALSARDREIVYKKYWMGMTSREIASCLSIPDSTVRYRISMAIKQLKNKYMSKKDKEV; encoded by the coding sequence TTGGAGATTGATGAACTTTATAACAAATATGAGAATGCGCTTTTAAGATTTGCAAAGTCATTGACCGGGAATAGGGAAGAGTCGGAAGATCTGGTGCAGGAAACATTCCTGCGTGCCATGGCAAATTGTGCTCTTCTCTCCACTCTCACAGCATGTCAGGTCAAATCCTGGCTCTACAGAGTACTTAAGAATTGCCTCATAGATAAAAAAAGGAAACAAAAGTTTGAGATCCTTTCGGATCCCGGGGATGATACAAATAATTACTCTATAGAATCCGAAGTCGAACTCAGGATTATAAGCGGCGAAGCGCTTTCGGCACTATCGGCCAGGGATAGAGAAATTGTTTATAAAAAATACTGGATGGGAATGACCAGCAGGGAAATTGCCAGCTGCCTGTCCATACCTGATTCCACTGTACGGTATCGCATAAGCATGGCCATCAAACAACTAAAAAATAAATATATGTCCAAAAAGGACAAGGAGGTATAA
- a CDS encoding C1 family peptidase — protein sequence MKESITDEFLNNSFNRFKDNINNKVLMDAISKNGIDAASINNQVIAKDQHAFSIDIDAGKVTDQKKSGRCWMFAGLNIIRQGIIEKYKIKDFELSECYLMFWDKLEKANLFLENIISTVDETIDSRIVTIFLKLPVPDGGDWGLFCNLVKKYGVMPKYSMLETFHSSNSEKMNALLNSKLREGALKIREIHDENGTSEEMRHEKEDILNAIFSMLCRFLGEPPKRFDFEYRDTDKKFFGYENITPVEFFNKFVGIDVDEYVSVINAPTRDKKFGVLYQIPYYGNVVEAGYMTYLNVDIGTMKDLAIKQLKDNEEVWFGCDVTKMSNRELGVMDSSLYDYDLALGTDIIIPKGEKLDYRDSSPTHAMALTGVNLVNDRPNRWKVENSWGEKNGKDGYFVMDDSWFDEYTYEVIINKKYLSDKLKAALEKEPIKLKPWDPICSFAVLK from the coding sequence TTGAAAGAAAGTATTACAGATGAATTTTTAAATAACTCATTTAATCGTTTCAAAGATAATATTAATAACAAAGTATTAATGGATGCTATATCCAAAAATGGTATCGACGCGGCGTCCATAAATAATCAGGTGATTGCAAAAGACCAGCATGCATTTTCGATCGATATTGATGCCGGCAAGGTGACCGATCAGAAAAAATCCGGGAGATGTTGGATGTTTGCGGGTCTTAACATTATAAGGCAGGGAATAATTGAAAAATATAAAATAAAGGATTTTGAGCTTTCAGAATGTTACCTTATGTTCTGGGATAAGCTTGAAAAGGCAAACCTATTCCTTGAAAATATAATAAGCACTGTAGATGAAACTATAGACAGCAGAATTGTGACAATATTTCTGAAACTGCCAGTTCCAGATGGCGGCGACTGGGGTTTATTCTGCAATCTTGTTAAAAAATACGGTGTTATGCCTAAATATTCTATGCTTGAGACTTTTCACAGCAGCAACAGTGAAAAAATGAATGCTCTTTTGAATTCAAAACTAAGAGAAGGGGCATTAAAAATAAGGGAAATCCATGATGAAAATGGTACTTCCGAAGAAATGAGGCATGAGAAGGAAGATATTCTCAATGCGATTTTTAGCATGTTATGCCGTTTCCTTGGCGAACCTCCTAAAAGATTCGATTTTGAATACAGGGATACCGATAAGAAATTCTTCGGTTACGAAAACATTACGCCTGTGGAGTTTTTCAATAAGTTTGTTGGTATAGATGTCGATGAATATGTAAGTGTAATAAATGCACCTACCAGGGATAAAAAATTCGGCGTACTATATCAGATCCCATACTACGGAAATGTAGTAGAGGCAGGATATATGACATATTTGAATGTTGATATAGGCACAATGAAAGATCTCGCAATAAAACAGCTTAAGGATAATGAAGAAGTATGGTTTGGCTGCGATGTAACCAAAATGTCCAACAGGGAGCTCGGCGTAATGGATAGCAGCCTTTATGACTATGATCTTGCGTTGGGCACGGATATTATTATTCCGAAGGGAGAAAAGCTCGATTACAGGGACAGCAGTCCGACACATGCAATGGCGCTTACCGGCGTTAATCTTGTAAATGACAGGCCAAACCGCTGGAAGGTTGAGAATAGCTGGGGGGAGAAAAACGGCAAAGACGGTTATTTTGTAATGGATGATTCCTGGTTCGACGAATATACCTATGAAGTTATAATCAATAAAAAATATCTTTCGGATAAACTTAAGGCCGCACTTGAAAAAGAGCCCATAAAATTAAAGCCATGGGATCCTATATGCTCGTTTGCTGTTCTAAAATAA
- a CDS encoding HD domain-containing protein, whose amino-acid sequence MDEREIYSEIIKNNAKREGRTLSKYACRSLQGIRLFPEREEMPDRENIRPVFFHDGDRIIHSRAYTRYIDKTQVFFLFDNDHITHRVLHVQLVSKIGRMIGRCLKLNEDLIEAIALGHDIGHVPYGHDGESYIDEICSSKGFGYFCHNAQSVRSLMELEDHGRGLNLTLQVLDGVLAHNGEQLQSRYEPDTGKDWDRFLDEYSKCWKVKNFSTGIVPMTLEGCVVKVSDIISYIGRDIEDAMTVRMIKREDIPKGIVKVLGNNNRDIINKLIRDIVLNSYDKPYLRFSKDVYDALNELFDFNRERIYNNPFKTKENGKIKNMFKLLFETYIKQLNEKDESSLIYGEHLKEMSDSYKENNSNARIVVDYIAGMTDSYFNRQFNDLVLPRKFGRYIKK is encoded by the coding sequence ATGGATGAGAGGGAAATATACAGCGAAATAATCAAAAACAATGCCAAGAGGGAAGGGAGAACTCTTAGCAAATATGCATGCAGGAGCCTCCAAGGGATAAGGCTTTTTCCGGAAAGGGAGGAAATGCCTGATAGAGAGAACATAAGGCCTGTCTTTTTCCACGACGGCGACAGAATAATTCATTCAAGGGCGTATACGAGATATATCGATAAAACTCAGGTGTTCTTTCTTTTCGATAATGATCATATAACTCACAGAGTGCTTCATGTTCAGCTTGTGTCAAAAATAGGAAGAATGATTGGAAGATGCTTAAAATTAAATGAGGACTTGATAGAAGCGATTGCGTTAGGTCATGACATAGGGCATGTACCATATGGTCACGATGGTGAGAGTTATATCGATGAAATATGTTCCAGCAAAGGTTTTGGCTATTTCTGCCATAATGCCCAGAGCGTCAGATCCCTTATGGAACTTGAAGATCATGGCCGGGGTCTTAATTTAACATTGCAGGTACTCGACGGAGTGCTTGCCCACAATGGAGAACAGTTGCAATCAAGATATGAACCCGATACGGGCAAGGATTGGGATAGGTTTTTGGACGAGTATAGTAAATGCTGGAAAGTGAAGAATTTCAGCACGGGAATAGTTCCAATGACTCTTGAAGGGTGCGTAGTGAAGGTAAGCGATATTATTTCCTATATAGGCCGTGACATTGAAGATGCAATGACCGTCAGGATGATAAAACGTGAAGACATACCGAAGGGCATCGTAAAAGTACTCGGAAATAATAACCGGGATATAATAAATAAACTGATCCGTGACATAGTATTGAATAGCTATGACAAGCCATATCTGCGTTTTTCCAAAGATGTTTATGATGCTCTCAACGAACTATTTGATTTCAACCGTGAAAGGATTTACAACAATCCTTTTAAGACGAAAGAAAACGGCAAAATAAAGAACATGTTCAAGCTATTATTTGAAACGTATATAAAGCAGCTAAACGAAAAAGATGAGTCCTCGTTGATTTACGGTGAGCATTTAAAAGAGATGAGTGACTCATATAAAGAAAACAATAGCAATGCAAGGATTGTAGTTGATTATATCGCCGGCATGACAGACAGTTATTTCAACAGACAATTCAATGATTTGGTTTTGCCCAGGAAATTTGGAAGATATATTAAAAAATAG